Proteins from a genomic interval of Rosa chinensis cultivar Old Blush chromosome 2, RchiOBHm-V2, whole genome shotgun sequence:
- the LOC112189576 gene encoding trimethylguanosine synthase isoform X1, producing MAINNARIYGVEDYIDFIVGDFFQLAPSLKGDIVFLSPPWGGPSYRRVKKFTLDLLEPKDGYAIFQAAQAITPNIIMFLPRNVDLLQVEELCWLSSPPLEFEIEENYVQGNLKGVTVYFGGAAASQCGPS from the exons ATGGCCATTAACAATGCGAGAATATATGGAGTGGAAGATTACATTGATTTCATTGTTGGAGACTTTTTCCAACTTGCACCATCATTGAAG GGGGACATAGTGTTTCTTTCACCACCTTGGGGAGGCCCATCTTACAGAAGAGTGAAGAAATTTACACTGGACTTACTCGAGCCAAAAGATGG ATATGCCATATTTCAAGCTGCTCAAGCGATAACGCCCAACATCATTATGTTCTTACCTCGAAATGTAGACTTACTCCAAGTTGAAGAACTGTGTTGGTTGTCTTCTCCTCCTCTAGAATTTGAG ATTGAAGAAAATTATGTGCAGGGCAATTTAAAGGGTGTAACAGTCTACTTTGGTGGTGCAGCAGCCAGTCAATGTGGACCATCATAA